In Sorangium aterium, the genomic stretch CGATCCGCCCCGGATCGCGTGCCAGAAGTCCGCGTTCGACCGGGCCGACCTCCTCGCGTTCGCGGCCGGCGACGGCGCGGCGGCGTTCGGCCCCGCCTTCGATCGTTTGAGCACCCACGTCAGGACGCCGCGGATCAGCGCGCCGCCGATGCTGTTCTTCGATCGCGTCGACGTGTTCGACCCGGCCGGCGGCCCGTGGAAGCGCGGCTATCTCCGGGCCACGCTGCCGATCACGAAGGACGGCTGGTACTTCGAGGGCCACTTCAAGGACGACCCCTGCATGCCGGGGACGCTCATGTTCGAGGGCTGCCTGCAGGCGCTCGCGTTCTACATGGCGGCCATGGGCTTCACGGTGGACGCGGACGGCTTCCGCTTCGAGCCCGTGCCGGAGATCCCCTACCTGCTCCGCTGCCGCGGCCAGGTGGTCCCGACGAGCCGGGTGCTCACCTACGAGGTGTTCGTCGAGGAGGTCCACGACGGCCCGTGCCCGACGGTGTTCGCCGACTTCCTGTGTACGGTCGACGGCCTCAAGGCGTTCCACGCCCGCCGCGTGGGCCTGCGCCTCAGCCCCGACTGGCCGCTGACGAGCGCCCCCGAACTGCTCGACGGCCACGTCGAGCCGGTGCCGGTCGCGCGTGTCCCCTGGTCCGAGACGGGTGCGGCGCCGCCGGATGGCGCCTCTGCAGACGCCGGCGGCTTCCCGTTCGATTACCGGAGCCTGCTCTCGTGCGCCTGGGGCAGGCCGTCGGACGCGTTCGGGCCGCTCTACCGCAGGTTCGACGGGGGACAGCACGTCGCCCGGCTCCCGGGGCCGCCGTACCACTTCATGAGCCGGGTCCTGTCGGTCTCGCGCCCCATGGCGGCGATGAAGGCCGGCGCCGAGGTCGAGGTCGAGTACGACGTCCCGGAGGACGCGTGGTACTTCGACGAGAACGCGAGCCTCACGATGCCGTTCGCGGTGGTGCTCGAGGCCGCGCTCCAGACGTGCGGCTGGCTCGCGAGCTACACCGGCTGCGCGCTCTCGACCGACGGCGCGCTGTACTTCCGCAACCTCGACGGCAAGGGCACGCTGCACGCCGAGGTCCTGCCGGCGCCGGCGCCGGCAGTGAGCGCGCTGCGCACCAGGTCGCGGCTCACGAACATGTCCCGGTCGGGCGGCATGATCATCCTCTCGTTCCGGGTCGAGTGCAGCCTCGGCGGCGCGCGGGTGTACGAGCTCGACACGGTGTTCGGCTTCTTCCCGAAGGCCGCGCTCGCGACGCAGATCGGGATCCCGCCGAGGCCCGAGGAGGTCGCCGCGCTCGATGAGCCGTCCGATTTCGACGTCGATCTCCGCGAGCGCCCCGCGCGGTACTGCGGCGGCAAGCTCGGGCTCGCGCGGCCGTCGCTGCTGATGATCGACCGGATCGACGGCCTGTGGCAGGCCGGCGGCCGGAAGGGGCTCGGCCGGCTCCGCGCGCGGCGGGACGTCCACGCGTCGGAGTGGTTCTTCAAGGCCCATTTCCTGGGCGATCCCGTGCAGCCAGGCTCGCTCGGCATCGAGGCGATGCTGCAGACGATCCAGTTCTGGATGCTGCACCAGGACCTCCACGCGGGCCTGCGCGATCCGCGGTTCGAGCCCGTGATGACGGGGCACGAGCACTCCTGGCGGTACCGGGGCCAGGTGCTGCCGGCCAGCCGGCGGGTGACTGTCGACACCGACATCCTCGAGGTCGGCCGCGACGACCGCGGGCCCTACGTCATCGCCGAGTCCTACCTCTGGGTGGACGGCCTGCGCATCTACGGCGCGACGCTCGGCGTGCGGATCGTCGACGGCGCCTCGCCCCGCGCGCGTCGCGACGTCGGCTTCGACCCGCGCGCGAGCGCGCGCCGCCTCGCGTCGCTCCCCGGCGCCGTGGGCGGGAGCCCGCGCCTGCGCCCGCAGGAGCAACCCGCGGCGAAGGCCGCGCCTGCGCCGGCGCTCGACGACGTCGAGGAGGTGCTGGACCCGGACGGGTGGGTTGCGGATCACCGCCCCACGTGGACGGTCCCGGCGCTCCCCGGGATGAGCATGGTCGACCGGCTGGCCGGCGCCGCGTTGCGAGCGCGCCCGGGGAGCGTGGTCGTGGCCGTGGAGGACGTGGTGGTGCAGCGCTGGCTGCCCGTGCCGGGGCCGGTGCGCGTCAAGGCCGAGGCGACCGGCTCGGGCGACGAGCTCGATGTCCGGCTGCTCGCGTGGCGCGAGGCATCGAACCCGGCGCTCTCGCGGTTCGAGCCCGTGTGCACCGGCCGCGTGCGGGTGGCCCGTGACTACCCGCCCGCCCCGGCGCCGGAGCCGGCGCTCGACGCACCTGAGGCGGACGATCCGTACGCGGCGGGGACGCTGTTCCACGGCCCTGCGTTCCAGTACCTGACCTCGCTCAGGCTCGGCGCGCGCGGCTCGTCGGCGGTGCTGGACCCCCGGAGGGGCTCGGTGCCCCCAGGGACGCTGCACCAGGGCATGCTCGACGCGCTGACCCACACCATCCCGCACGATCGGCTGTCGCTGTGGGATCCAGGGTGCCCGCCCGCCCAGATCGCGTTCCCGTCGCGCATCCCGTCGCTCCGCGTGTACGGGCCGGCGCCCGAGTCGCCGGTGCGCGTGGAGGTGCGTTACGAGGGCCGTGACGATCGCTTCGTCTCGTTCCGGGTGCAGGCCATCGCGCAGGCCGGGGCCGAGGTCGGGGCCGCGGCGGGAGAGCGCGTCTGGCTGGAGCTCCGGCTTGTCGAGGTGCTGCTCCCGCAGGGGCCGATCGGCGGCGCGCCGCCCGGGATCCGCCGGGCGTTCCTGCGCGATCGCGCGCCGGTCGACCTCGCCGTCTCGCGCGTCGACGCGGCGTCGGGCGAGGCGCGCTGCAGCCCCGCCGACGTGCGCACGATGGACTGGATGCCCGGCACCGTGGCGCAGCTCTACGCCGCGTCGGGCGACCTCGTCGAGGCGGCGGCGGTGAAGGATCACGTCGCGCGGCGCGCGGGCGTGCACCCGTCGACCGTGTCCCTCGCCGGCGTCTCGTCGGCGCAGCCGCTGACCCGCTGGCCGTTCACCGTGGCGCGCGAGGGCTCGGAGGTCGTGGTCCGCGACGCGGGCCCGCCCATGATCGACATCGCGCCGGTCCGCCGCTACTGGGGCGCGGCCATGGGCATCGGCCGGTGGCCGGCGGAGGACCTCTACTTCGGGCTCATCGAGCGGTTCATCCGCCGGGTGCACGTCGTCGATCCCGCAGCGTTCAGCGCCGTGAAGGGCCGGAGCCTGCTCTACCTGGGCAACCACCAGGTCGGCGTGGAGTCGCTGCTGTTCGGCATCGCCGTGTCCGGCCTGACGGAGGTCTCGACGGTCACGCTGGCCAAGGCCGAGCACCGGACGACGTGGCTCGGCACGATGCTGGCGCACTGCTTCGCGTACCCGGGCGCGCGCGATCCGAAGGTGATCACGTACTTCGATCGCGAGGACAAGGCGTCGCTCGGGAGCATCATCGCCGAGCTCGGGGCCGAGATGCAGGGGGCTGGCAAGGGCGTGATGGTGCACGTCGAGGGCACGCGGTCGCTCGAGTGCCGCACGCCGGTGCGCAAGATGAGCGGCTCGTTCATCGACATGGCGCTCGCGGTGGGCGTCCCGGTGGTGCCTGTGCGCTTCTCCGGCGCGCTGCCGCCGGAGCCGCTCGAGCGGCGGCTCGAGTTCCCGCTCGGCATGGGCGTGCAGGACATCTGGATCGGCCGCCCGCTGCTGCCCGAGGAGCTCGCGGGGCTGACCTACAAGGATCGCAAGGACCTCGTGATCAGCGGCATCAACGGGCTCGGCCCGAGCAACGCGGTCGAGCAGCCGTTCCCCGGGGATCCTGCGTTCGCGGCGTCGGTGGACGCCTGGGTGGAGGAGGCGGGCGTCGCGCACGAGGACGCGACGGTCTTCCGGGTGCTGCAGGCGTGCGCCGACCCGACGCCGGAGACAGCCGCGATCCTGGAGGCCGCGCGCACGGGGCGGCTCGTCGCGCCCGACGCGCGGCGGGCGGACTGGCTGCGGAAGCTCGCCGCGCGGCTCATCGGGAGGCGGCTCGGGGGGTGAGCCGCGGCTCGACCCCGGGAACGAGCCGTCGCCGCGCGCGTGTCACGGCCGCCGTTTCGGTCGCGACACGCGCGCGCCCTGGCCCCTCACCACCTGATCGCCGCCGGCTCCGCGACCCAGTTCAGGCTTCCCCCGTTGTAGTCCGGCTCCGGCCGGGTCAGCGCGTACGTCAGCACCACGCCTCCCGCCACCACCGCCGCCGCGCCCGTCCAGAACCACCACCGCGTCCACAGCGACGGCCGCACCTGGATCAGCTTGGCCGTCATATCCGCCCGCTGCCCCGCGTGCAGATCGAGCGTCGCCGCGTACGTCTCGAACCCGTCCCGCACCACCTCGATCCTGTACTTCCCCGGCGGTCGCTCGATGTCGATGGGCGCGAGCCCGGCCTCGCGGCCGTCCACACGCACGAGCGCCTGCGCCGGCTCCGCGCGCACGGCCACGCGCGCGGGCAGGATGTCGAGGTGCAGATCGAGCGTCGCCTTCTCCCCCGGCCGGTAGGTCTTCTGAACGAACGCATCCTGGCGTCCTGGCCGCGCCGCGCGGAAGAGATGGACCCCGGGATCGAGCTCGACAGTGAACCTCTTCTCCACCGGCGCCGCCGCGCGCTCGGCAGACCCGGGGAGCGTCACGAAGACGCGGGTCCCATCGTCGGTGGCCGGCCGGAGCGCGCGCCCGTCGACGGTC encodes the following:
- a CDS encoding beta-ketoacyl synthase N-terminal-like domain-containing protein, coding for MLFATSVLTRPDPRNRFMSGLPAHLLADVLGLGAGAFALDAACASSLYAIALACERLHDREADRMLAGAVCRSDDLFIHIGFCALSAMSRTGQSRPFSSEADGLVPAEGAAFVVLERLSDAEAAGRPILGVIRGVGLSNDGRGRGLLAPAVEGQLRAMRAAYATAGLDPREVSLLECHATGTPLGDATEIATLKEVFGSREVPLGSLKSNLGHLVTTAGAAGLLKLLGAMAAGVRPPTLHADPLSEAVASSPFRVLQRAEPWEGRRLAGLSAFGFGGNNAHLLVEAYEPSSPRSRAAHAAPQVAAAASRPVDAARPAPAGHLAVVAMGLCVGELSGVRAFAEPLLSGRGADPRRAAVALPADRLRFPPRDLQQALAQQTLLLEAAIEATEGLALPRDRTAVLIGMGADTEVCRYMTRWRLAETAPPRLGPSVDVGALQDAIIPALQAAGVVGNMPNIPANRLNSQLDVGGPSFTIAAEELSGPWALRVASRALRAGAVDAAIVGAVDLSCEPAHAAALEALGVRLPPGDAAVVLVLERLDDAVRERHPVLAVVVDEPGDPGLVLSSTDLAPRFGHAHAASGLLHVAAAVLACRHGRRLDGAPWSDEIRVAEVRCAGLGGGSLSVRIGAGGPAAPLPPPRSAEGPMLTLPAHPPAIVVPGAASCSSPGDSMEPAPPLPSALDDLPPLYPGPTGFSAADAERAPSWDEPAAVEPAVVAAVAARLAEEPPPVGPAVVAAAAVDIPGDVIAGAAAFTVQLAQIHKEWAEQQAQVHRRFLQMRQRALDSLVQASSGAAAVVVEAPLAQAPHAAPVWIDAPRTVESPRPAAVPQPVGASALARLDAPRPAAVPQPIDAPALARLDAPRPTAAPQPARAEAPQPARAEPPRSFEPPRPAAAPPAPRPAAQPELPAASSLAPRGPRFSREQLEHLASGRISDVFGPLFARQDAYRRQVRMPMPPLLLADRVTGIDAEPGSMKLGTMWTETDVRWDSWYLHDGAMPAGVMIESGQADLLLISWLGADFENKGERVYRLLGCELTFYGGLPRPGDTLVYDIHVDGHAKHGDVRLFFFHYDCRIGGELRLKTRKGQAGFFTDEELASSGGVLWDADTAEHAKTARLDPPRIACQKSAFDRADLLAFAAGDGAAAFGPAFDRLSTHVRTPRISAPPMLFFDRVDVFDPAGGPWKRGYLRATLPITKDGWYFEGHFKDDPCMPGTLMFEGCLQALAFYMAAMGFTVDADGFRFEPVPEIPYLLRCRGQVVPTSRVLTYEVFVEEVHDGPCPTVFADFLCTVDGLKAFHARRVGLRLSPDWPLTSAPELLDGHVEPVPVARVPWSETGAAPPDGASADAGGFPFDYRSLLSCAWGRPSDAFGPLYRRFDGGQHVARLPGPPYHFMSRVLSVSRPMAAMKAGAEVEVEYDVPEDAWYFDENASLTMPFAVVLEAALQTCGWLASYTGCALSTDGALYFRNLDGKGTLHAEVLPAPAPAVSALRTRSRLTNMSRSGGMIILSFRVECSLGGARVYELDTVFGFFPKAALATQIGIPPRPEEVAALDEPSDFDVDLRERPARYCGGKLGLARPSLLMIDRIDGLWQAGGRKGLGRLRARRDVHASEWFFKAHFLGDPVQPGSLGIEAMLQTIQFWMLHQDLHAGLRDPRFEPVMTGHEHSWRYRGQVLPASRRVTVDTDILEVGRDDRGPYVIAESYLWVDGLRIYGATLGVRIVDGASPRARRDVGFDPRASARRLASLPGAVGGSPRLRPQEQPAAKAAPAPALDDVEEVLDPDGWVADHRPTWTVPALPGMSMVDRLAGAALRARPGSVVVAVEDVVVQRWLPVPGPVRVKAEATGSGDELDVRLLAWREASNPALSRFEPVCTGRVRVARDYPPAPAPEPALDAPEADDPYAAGTLFHGPAFQYLTSLRLGARGSSAVLDPRRGSVPPGTLHQGMLDALTHTIPHDRLSLWDPGCPPAQIAFPSRIPSLRVYGPAPESPVRVEVRYEGRDDRFVSFRVQAIAQAGAEVGAAAGERVWLELRLVEVLLPQGPIGGAPPGIRRAFLRDRAPVDLAVSRVDAASGEARCSPADVRTMDWMPGTVAQLYAASGDLVEAAAVKDHVARRAGVHPSTVSLAGVSSAQPLTRWPFTVAREGSEVVVRDAGPPMIDIAPVRRYWGAAMGIGRWPAEDLYFGLIERFIRRVHVVDPAAFSAVKGRSLLYLGNHQVGVESLLFGIAVSGLTEVSTVTLAKAEHRTTWLGTMLAHCFAYPGARDPKVITYFDREDKASLGSIIAELGAEMQGAGKGVMVHVEGTRSLECRTPVRKMSGSFIDMALAVGVPVVPVRFSGALPPEPLERRLEFPLGMGVQDIWIGRPLLPEELAGLTYKDRKDLVISGINGLGPSNAVEQPFPGDPAFAASVDAWVEEAGVAHEDATVFRVLQACADPTPETAAILEAARTGRLVAPDARRADWLRKLAARLIGRRLGG
- a CDS encoding PEGA domain-containing protein, whose translation is MRTRWILGGLVVAALDLSTAGRARAEAPAPAEAPAVDERTARGRAAFLLGVQRSKDAQWGEALAAFEEAAAARDAPIVQYNIGFCERALGRYVAARRTFRRVLAGTEGLAAAQIDDARAFVAELDQLVVRVAVTLDPPGTPLTVDGRALRPATDDGTRVFVTLPGSAERAAAPVEKRFTVELDPGVHLFRAARPGRQDAFVQKTYRPGEKATLDLHLDILPARVAVRAEPAQALVRVDGREAGLAPIDIERPPGKYRIEVVRDGFETYAATLDLHAGQRADMTAKLIQVRPSLWTRWWFWTGAAAVVAGGVVLTYALTRPEPDYNGGSLNWVAEPAAIRW